One Osmerus eperlanus chromosome 2, fOsmEpe2.1, whole genome shotgun sequence genomic window, atgataatgtgtCAGGATGACGGTTAGGTGAGAGGGCTAGTGTAACACGAGTCGGCCATTCTTCTCCGAGGTGTGCTGACGGCGGCAGGTAAGGAGACACTGCCGGTGAAATGCTAATCCTGCCGTGCCCtgcagcagctagctagctctgcGTACGCAGCCCAGCGCACACACGCTACGAACCGAAAGTGTTAAATGCATATTAACAGAAACAACCACACAAGCAAAAAGCTCGCCCCCACACACGCTCCTGACTAAGCTAGTCGGggataacacacacgcacacgattAATGACATAGCTAACCAgggataaaacacacacacacacacacacacacacacacacacacacacacacacacaatgacttaGTTAGCCAGGGATATGACATGATTTATCAATAGAGAGATTATTGAGAATTAAACTGTTACAGAAGTGGTAAACTAACAGTTTTTACGTGCAGGGAGGCAGAATGTGGgaaaaggggaaggagggaacatAATTCGACCAGCTTTGtaattaatttttttttattttacccgTTACTACTGGTAATTTACATATTCAGGAAATTCAGAACGTTGGAGTCAAAGTTCTGTAACAACACAGAGGAGAACGTGGGTTCTAAAGGTTTGAGAATGAAGAGAGAATGTTCCAGAGCAGACAAGTCTGAAACAGGGAAGGTCTGTGCTCCTCTTCTCCAGGATGTATTTTTACCCGTTGCCCCATCAACCACATCGGTATTCCAGGCTGCGTAGTAGAGAAGGAGGGGCTggctgaggctgggcctggggcagaggctggctgaggctgggcctggggcagaggctggctgaggctgggcctggggcagaggctggctgaggctgggcctggggcagaggctggctGAGGCTGAGAATATGGCATAAGCATAGCCACAGGTGGAGGCCGGGGCATAGGCTGGGGTTGAGTCTGGACTTGGGACATGAATGAGGCTGGTTAAGGAGACAAGGTTGGGGCTGGTtaaggaggctggggctggttaAGGAGGCTGGGGGCATGAGACAAGGGCAATCCACGTCAGCTTAAGTCACCACACCACCGGCTCGGAGAAAGACTGGATAGAGGACGAGAGGGGGAATACATCTTTTTTATCACAGGGCCCGTGAAAGGCTGGTCTCCGGGGCAACGGCTGGTGCCATTGTCATGCATACAGGgggtagaatgtgtgtgtgtgtgtttgtgcgtatgtacgtgtgtgtcatgTGGGGGGCTGTTCCCACTGTTGAACTGGTCAGGACTCTGATGTATAAACAGGAGAGTTGTGGGAACAGAAGAGGTCCGTGTGCGTTATAAGATGCATGGTGCTCCTGACTGTAGCTTGGAACTATCAGAGACACttttggggggcggggggttgcCAGGAAACACCAGCCTGTTTTGGTGCTGTTAGGAACTATTGGAGCCTTCGGTTCTGTCATTGTTGAGGCTTCATATGTTAGAGCctggatgagggtggtggagggagggagggatggaggggacagGTAGGAATGGAGGAGAAGATAggcaaggatggagggatgatggaggggacagggaggcatggtggaatggaggggttgggagggagaaagagagagggagaaggagagagagagatagggagggagagagagagagagagagagagagagagagagagagagagagagagagagagagagagagagagagagagagagagagagagagagagagagagagagagagagagagagagagagagagagagagggattgtagTACTGCTCAGTCAAGCGAGAGCACCAGATAGGACTGAGCAGAGCTATATCACCAGAACACACCACTCTGACCAGATACATCAatagtcacacatacacacacaaacactttattTTCCAGGTTACACaatcctcctctgtgtgttctcggtgttgtgtgtgtgagtgtgtgtatattcttggttgtgtgtttgcgtgttgtcatcctgtgtgtttaagtgaagTAGTGACATGGTGTCGTCTTATCTCTGTGTGACTGAGCAGTATGAAAGATCAACATGGTTACTACCCACTATAAAACTCACCCAGGGCCCCTCCAGCTTTATGGAGGTCTTTGTGTTGGTTTTACAGAGCACAGAAACATCCTCTGACACAAGCGGACCCACAGTATGTGTGTCCATACAAGTTCAGTCCTGCCAACGCTTACCAGAGTGTGATAGGTCTGAGGTCAGCAGAATCAAAATAAGGaaggtgtgttggggtgtgtgtgtgtgccttatgtgtgtcctggtgtgaggggatgtgtgtgtgtgtcctggtgtgaggggatgtgtgtgtgtgtcctggtgtgagaggatgtgtgtatgccctatgtgtgtgtgtgtcctggtgtaaggggatgtgtgtgtgaggggatgtgtgtgtgtgtcctggtgtgaggAGATGCGTCAAGACAAAGCTACGTCAGCCTCTGTATTCAAGGTGTTTTCACAGTGGTGGAAGGTGCACGTCTGACAGGGGCGTCAGAGGAAAAGACAGTTGAAGAGAGTTGGAATCTTCCGTTTGTCTGTggcctctggtgtgtgtgtgtgtgtgtgtccacctgtgtgtgtgtgttcagcgtgTGTGTTCTTCCGTAGTGTGGACCGAGGGCTCTTTGTTAGAGAGAGTAGCAGAGGGCTAATCTGACATCCATCAgcagattagtgtgtgtgtgtgtgtgtttccccccaGTCCATCAGCAGCTTAGAGAGCAGTCTACATGGAGGGGATCCTGCATATGCAATGACTAGGGGGGAGAGTGgaccaggggaggcagggagcaggagggaagcaggagggaggcagtgagacaggagggaggcagtgagacaggagggaggcaggagggaggcaggagggaggcagggaggcaggagggaggcagggaggccggattgaggcagggggaggcaggagggaggaagggaggcagggagggagggagggaggcagggaggcaggagggaggcaggagggaggcaggagggaggcagggaggcaggagggaggcagtgagacaggagggaggcagtgaaGGCATGTTCTGAGTGCTCTCGGCTTCTGAGCGTGCCCAGTAGCGTCGCCACTGTGTTGTGCTACCCAGGTAACAGGTGAGCCACGCTTCCTCAGGGAACACAATGGTGCCATGCCCCACAGCCCAGCTAGTTACAGTACtaatgatgaacacacacacacttacactctcaCCTTACATCCCTTGTTCTTCACAGCTCTATAGCCATTGTCTCCTCGAAGAAATGTGGTCTTTCATGTTCTCTTTACATCTGACAAGTTGGTTCAAAAACACCCACATGGTTTGTTtgtagcagaggtggttggAAACGGCCTTGCCACGGATTGTCAAGGACCTCGTCCAGACATCTTGGTCTAAAGGTAAATGTTGAGGGTGAAGGAGACCTGAGTGTGGTTACCCTTCATGTGTTTCTCTGATGGAAGCTGGAGGTTGCAACTTGTTCTTTAAGTGTCTAATtgagtggagggggagaaagggaaggggggagggagagaggagagagagagagagaggagggagagagagaaagaaagagagtgggagagaaacggagagaaagaaggggagggagggagagagagagagagatagagagtgggggagagagagggagggacaaaaataagacagaaatagagagaaatggagacagaacgagagagcgagagagggagaaggaaatgaagcgagagagatggagagagaaacagagagagatgtagggggggggggagaaagaggggaagagagagagaggtgtaagaGAGGCTGTTGTGGCGACAGCAGCAGGTGTAACAACAACAGTATCAGCATACCTCAAGAGGAGGAGCTGAcccctgagagaggagggagggagggacggaggggggagagagagacagagagtgaggagagaggcagggagagagattcTCAGACTATcccaggggggggagagaacagggaAATGTACAGAGCGGTGAGAAgaaaacaaacataaacactgTCCATGGTAGCTGAGGCTGGGTCCGGGGCTGGGtatggggctgaggctggggctagggctgaggctggggctgggcctgggcctgggcctgggtatggggctggggctgaggctgggtatggggctgaggctggggctgaggctggggctgaggctggctatggggctgaggctggggctgaggctggggctggggctggggctaggcctGGGGCTAAGGAGTTTTGAACCAGGGCAAAGGAAAGTTTATGAAGTTTTAGAGGCTATAAAGGctaaagaggatggagagacctGAGGGCttgagaggctggagaggggaggctggggaggctggagaggggaggctggggaggctggagaggctgggCCGTGTGTGTTCCTGGCGCCCGTAGTACGACCTTGGCAGGGCAAGCCCAGACCTGCCTCCCTgcgctggggggtgggggaggaggggggaggaggggtgaggagggacgcACCAAGCAGGACTTGGCCCGGCTCAATGAGAAAGTAGAATGGCTAGCACTCTGTGCCGACACAGCCTCAGTAagctgcctccctcacactcactctcctgCTGACTGGAACAACACTAACCGTATTTCGCAACACTCATTGGATTCCAACACACGGCTTGGCTGGCAGCCCGCTCTGTGATACACACaggatactctctctctctcttatttttttttgctctctttctctctctttctgtcttttctctcatcccctcctttaCTCTCTCCTTTCCAGGCTTTAATTtgatttctttatttctttgtgTGTTCCTCAGAGGGGAGACTTTCAAACGCTGCTGCTTTACATATCTTAGGCGCTGCCCTCAATAGGTGAGCTGCTGTGGGTGCCGTGGCGACCACTGTGACaaaagcccccccccagccctccacccagacccccagccctccacccagacccccagccctccacccagacccccagccctccaccaggGTCTGGTAGGAGAGTTGAACCCCCTCTAAGGCTGATCTAAGCATCCCTTCCTGACACTGCCCTGGAGTCCCTCCTTTTActgggcctgtctgtctgtctctctgtctgtctgccaatctgtctgtcggtctgtctgtcggtctgtctgtttgtcggtctgtctgtttgtctgtctccatgtctatctttctgagagagaaataaaccATTACAGGAaaacccctttctctttccctttcaacccctctctatctctttctcccctcgtctctctctctctctctctctctctctctctctctctctctctctccttcatctctatTATCAGTCCCCTGCAGTGTTTGGGGGGATAATGACCCTGGTTATCACCTCCAGACACATGTACTCATGCTAAACACCAGGACGGGGCCTGTGGTTCTGGTCTGGTCCAGTCTCCAGAGCAGGGCCTGTACTACTGACAACAACCCAGGGCACAGGGAGGCAAGCAGTGCAGTTGTACAACACATTAAAACATCACGCAGCAACTAGACACAAATTCAGCCCGTGTCCCAACCCTCCACTGTTGGCCCATGGTGACTGCCCTGATGGATCAGCTGTGTAAAGAACATGATCAAacaagagggtgtgtgtttaagtgtgtgcatgtttgactgtgtgtgtgtgtgtgtgtgtttgtttggatgtGCTTGCTTCAGTAACAATGAAAATGCGctgtatgtatgtgcatgttttTACCATGtggtcatgagtgtgtgtgtgtgcacagtaattgtgtttgtctgcgtgtggtgcgtacatgagtgtgtgtctgttcatgagtgtgtgtgtgtgtcagaatgtgTGATGCAGATAGGATCAACAGAGCCTCTTACAGTCATTATCACAGTTAATGGCTGAGCTGCATGTCTATGATATTTATGATGCTCATAACCCCAGATATCTGCTCCTTTCCAGtctgacctgggggggggggggggcacacaaggtataaagatagagagaaagggggaaggagagagagacacacacaaacagagagagacagaaagagtggcatagtgacagagagggagagagagagagagagtgatagagagacagcGGGAAAGGAcgattgaaaaaaaagaaaaaaagagagggacagagagagggaaagcagtGAAAAAGCGAGGGAAAGGGAGTGTGTGATAAagcaagagaaagggagggaggggaggaggaaaggagggaggggctggtgtgtttgtgtggggtgatCTTTAGCCCCCTGCAAGGCATCAGACAAACATTTATTAACTGAGAGGAATGCAAACAGACGCAGGCAAAGACGGAGAACAgctaaaggaggaggaggaggaggggaggggggggcaagagaaagggaagaagggggggaggaggtcttGTAAAGGACCCTCCCAGGGATTCATCCAGAAGGTTCTAGAACAATAGACCTCTGGCAGTTCCAGAACGTGGTGACCTTCTGCGTTCCAGAATGCCGAGGGCTCCACAGCAGGTCCTGCTGCATGGTGGTCTGACTGGGTGAGGCGTCCCAAGGTGCAGGTGATGCGCTGAGATTCATTGACACCTGTTGTGTCGGACTTCACATCCCGCAATACCCTGTGAACATCAGTGACGACCCGGAAGGggctgtgggggggtgtgtgtgtgtttgtggggacgacgacgacgacgacataGGGGTTGTGAGAAGGGGTTAGGGGCGTCCCTTTGTGGTCCTGACCAGACAGAGGGTGTCAATGACACTGTGGTGATCAGGAGGACAAATGACAGTGGCTTTAACAGATTAGTGCTGTGGAGGAGGTAGGTCTAATGGCTCTGGATCAGACCACAGGGATAGCTGCTACGGAGAGAAGCTTTGTTTGTtaatggtctctgtgtgtgtgtgtgtgtgtgtgtgtgtatatgtcccCACacacatgtgtgcatgtgtttatgtgtgtacagtgtgtgtgtgtgctcgtgcatgtatgtgtttccAAATGCAGCTGAGTCACAACGGTAGCAGCTTTGTTGACCGATGGCTTAGCTTGCGTCTGTGTTCCTACATCCTTCACAACTGTTTGCAAACAATTCAGATTTCCAGAGGATACAGGGGATAAGCTGGTAGAATGAATGGCTTACTTTGATCTCCGTTATCTTCGCAGGAGGTGGGATGTTTttactgagggagggggggtcagttTATGTTTACATGAAGGACGATATTTCGGAACTCAATTCCTTGATCCTCTCACGTCTTCTTGTCGGCATCTTAACAATGCAACAATGGCCGGTGTTTTACAGTTCTTAAGACCACAGGCCAGCTCTCAGGACAGTCTCTTGGTGGATCGAGAATAGGATGCGATCTAGGGTTCCTAAGACCTTCCCTTAGAACAGCCCCTTGATAACCATGTTGGTAATGGTAGATGTTCTAGGATTTTCCAGGCAGGAAATATGACCTTCATCCTGACCTCCCAGGCAGCCTAACCCCTCTCTGGaaccatctgaccccagactgctgccgcacacacacattcccacacgcacacacacacaaacaaacacacactctcatggaCACACTCACCTCTCTGGAACCCCCTAGCCCTGTTTTGCAAGTCAACAGTCCTCAGGGACCAGGAACGATGAGAGGGCAATTCAGAACTTTAGCCAGGGGATTAAAGAGCCAGGCAGGCTGAAAGGCCGCAGCACAAGTTAAGCGCCTTAGAATAGCggggacccacacacacacacacacacacagacacacagacacacacacacacacacacacagacatagagacagactcagacatacacacactcttacagacacaagcagacttgacacacagatatacacgtgggtgtgcacacacgtgcacacacagagacacacacacaaacacacaaagctaAAGTTGCTCACACACCCTAGTGGAGGCCAGATGCTTACGTCATCCCATCTCGTACGGGAACACGTTGGATTGTAAACAcagtccagcccctccagtaaCTCTCCCATTCAAAAGACTACAACTCCCACCCCCTGCTTGTGGGCTACGCTCAAATATGGACAAATACACTGCATCTATACCCGTCCCACAGGCTGGTGTTCCACCAGAACGGAGTTGTTTGTTTTGTGGAGGAGCCCTGGGAATCAATGCACACTGACTGTCTTCCTGCTGGTTCAGATCAAGTCTTAACGCATGGGTGGCCTGGTCTggcatggtacacacacacacacacacatgcacgtgcacacacacacatgcacacacacacaccatgggacCTACGTCTGTCAGCTCGGCTAGGGGTCTCCATGGAGATGAGCTAGACTTGGGCAGATATCTAGCTTACTGGAAACCTGGTTTATTGTTGACTttcagggaaggaggaggagggatgtggggggtgtggggggtgtggggggtgtggggggtgggaagGTCGTGGGGTTAGGGGTTGGTGCATGGTCTCTCACTTCCGGGGAAattgaagggaagggggggggggcagcgttTGGTTTGCTCACCGGGGCATCCCCTCATTGTATATGCATCTATCTCACATCTGAGTCAGGAGTTTAATGACTCGTGTCCAAAGGGCTTGGATGCCTGAGAGTAAGTGGTGAGGATGTGAGAttgtgtgaaacacacacacacacactttcagttgTGTTTTCTGGACTGTGGCTGTAGGGTCATGATACATTCTTTTTGTACGTTTGTGAACCATCAATGTTTTCAGTGACAAGCAAGTTTAATAACCAAGATAGCATTTTTCTCCAGTGGGATTGTACGAAAACGACTGTACGTGAATTTAACTAAAACACATGATACGTACTGACAGAAAAAACTCATTAAACACATGACATACAGACGGGCCTCTTAAGGAAGTCGAAGATGGAACTGTGCCTCCATCTTGTGACTAAAATAGGAATATCGCTAAACCGACGGAGACTCGGCGATCTTTAGGACCCAGCGGAGTCAGAGAACAGCGCCTGTCCTACCTGTCAAACATGGCAGACCAAAACAGAAGCGATGCGAAATTTGAATTCTGCAGCGAAATATTGAGGTATTTAATCCTTTTGCATGAGATGTCTAGTGAGATTAATGAGTATACATTTTTTGTGTGATTGTTTTAGGCaatattttgttgttttggTACAGAGACTTGTTAGACATTCGAACTGTTTACTAATGCACGTGTGGGctaatctagctagctagctaacatatcTGGAACTCCCAAAACAGCAAGACAACTGGTAGTTCTCTGTCGGTGTTGgtatacagtaagtacagtgcAGTAAGTTACTAGCAGTTACTTTACTGTTCTTGGACGTGTCTCCAGCCCGTCGGAGCTGTTCGCTGCCCGGTCCAGAAGTCACAAGATCCCGGTGAGAGGACAGAAGGAGTTTCTACCGAGCGACTCCGGGAGACAGCGAGAGCGACTGCAGCAGAGTCTGGATGAGCACTGGAGCCTGGTgtcagaggagagagtggaaaggctgtgagtgtgtaggagacgtacacacacacacacatacacacacacacacacacacacactctcttacacacacacaggtgaaaatAGATTAAAACCATTTTGACATTTTCTGCTTGATTGGAAAGTGACCGTTTTTGAGACCCGGGCATCTGGTTTTACCCAGGGTTGGGGATATCACCTAACCCGTCTCCTCGCTGTTTCAGAGGCAACCTGGTGAAGGCTGTATGGATCCCCAGTGAGAGGGTTGTGGAGCTGCAGTCACCAGCTGTAAGTCATTTCTGATACGTCTATCTGAGACCAAGGCTGCAGCTCATCAAGTCCATCCAGCCTGGTACTGTCCTGTGCTTTCCTGcccttgtccccctctcctgtccccctctcctgtcccctagtcctttccccctctcctgtccccctctcctgtccccctctcctgtgtccCCTAGTCCTGTCCGggtctcctgtccccctctcctgtccccctgtcctgtcccctagtcctgtccccctctcctgtccccctctcctgtcccctagtcctgtccccctctcctgtccccctctcctgtccccctctcctgtcccctagtcctgtccccctctcctgtcccctagtcctgtccccctctcctgtccccctctcctgtcccctagtcctgtccccctctcctgtcccctagtcctgtccccctctcctgtccccctgtcctgtccccctgtcctgtcccctagtcctgtccccctctcctgtcccctagtcctgtccccctgtcctgtccccctctccctgccccacctgGTCCTGTCCTAACCTGAGTGTCTCTGCTCGGCTGCAGGGGAAGTTCTGGCAGACCATGGGCTTCTCTGCTCAGGGGAAGCAGTGTCTCCACCCCGAGGAAGCCCTCTACCTCATGGAGTGTGTGAGTACGACTCCGACAGTAAACCGGAGAACGTGAGTGTccgctgtgtgtgggggagtgtaCAGTGTAGTGACATGTACGGTACTGGGTGTGTTTGTCACCAGGGCAACCTGCAGGTGTTCCACAGAGAGCTGCCTCTGTCGATCCAGGAGGCCTACGAGAGGTTCCTGTCTTCCACGACTGTGAGCCTTCAGCAGTACCAGGTAAGGCAGGCAGGACCAGGTAAGGCAGGACCAGGTAAGGCAGGACCAGGTAAGGCAGTACCAGGTAAGGCAGGACGAGGTAAGACAGGACCAGGTAGGATAGTACTAGGTAGGACTAGGACAGTAACAGGTAGTTACCACAGTATAGGACCAGGTAGGATAGGACCAGGTAGGACTAGGACAGTAACAGGTAGGACAGTACCAGGTAGGATAGTAGGCCTACCAGGTAGGACAGGAGGACTTTACTGCCAGGACGGCACCAACCTTACAGATACACAGTTTCACTCCAACACTAGCTATTTCATCAGCATGGGTCCATCTCTGAGTGATTTACCGATTTCTACCGATGGGTCCTTTTTCTAAACAGCCTCTTTGTGACGTCTGAAACTGTCTGAGCTGACTGTCTGTGTCCTGCTCCTGACAGGTGTTCGGACATCTGAAGAGACTGGGCTACGTGGTCAACAGGTTTGACATCAGGTACTTATGTACACCAAGTACTAACTGGGTTGTACACTAATGCTGTGTTCATACCAAACGCGAAGCGAATATTTGGCGCGAGATTACATGTAAAGTCAATGCAAATGCTTTTGGTGTGAACACAGCGTAAATACTAACTGGAATGTCTACTGTGGTGGATATGCAACTGGGTTGTATCCTAAacgggtctctctccctccccagttcGGTGGCGTCCCAGTACGAGAGACAGCTGAACCTGCCTGTGTCACGTGACCGAGGAGGAAGACACGTCAAAAGAAAAcgcagcccctcccctccccccaggtgatCTAGAACTTCTTCCGGAACATTCTGCTCATTCATAGTCAACACCATTTGTCATCCGTTAGTCAATTCCATTCTACCTAGTTCCTTAAAGGACACTGATTGGTTCAAACCACTGTTCGGCCACAAGCGCGTAACTTGAAGCCTGGCTAGATGAATCCAGCTGCCTCGCAGGGTTAGTGAGGGGGCAGCAGCTTGCATGTTGTCCAGCAGAGGGTGCTAGTGGTGTGGACCTGCATTGGGGGCTATTGACAGGGACAGCATCGAAAGGCAGATAGCCGATAGGCTGTTGAGCGACCAATACGATCATCCTAATCAAACTACTGGAAACTGATGGTGGTTGTGGATGTGagttttgtggatgtgtgtttgtggatgtgtgtttgtggatgtgtgtttatggatgtgGGCTTTGTGGATGTGggctttgtggatgtgtgttcatGGATGTGggctttgtggatgtgtgtttaagGATGTGGGTCTACCTCTTGTGACTACGTCTGCTTCTGTTGCAGGATCACGGAGGCCCAGCAGGGCTCTGCCTCAGGCTCTGCCTCGGAGGAGCCGGGCTCTGcctcggaggagaggagagagagggatgacggagagaggagtgagagaagggACCGGGTGGAACgagaagacaggagggagaaagagaggaacgacaggatggaggagagaggagtggaagaggaAACCGAGAGGAAAAAGGAGGAAGGAAAACCTGACTCTCCCTCACGTCACACAGCCTCTCCACCTAGCGACGTCACCATGGCAACGTCGCCGGGCACCCCGGGCCTGACTGAGGCTGGCATGGGTCGGAACTGGTGGGCAGCTGAGGACCCAGACCAGGCCGGGACTCACTCACACCCTGCCCCAAacctgcctcccccccagccctcctcctctgctcctcctcgctGGGACTCCATCTCCTTCCCAGACCTGGGCTCCAGGAGGGacctcccctccagcctcccctccccagagcccagcCTGCTTCCGGGGGCCCTGGCCGTGGGGCCTTGTGAGGTGACCCCCTGGCTGCTAAGGCTCAGCCTGCGGCAGGTGCACATGTCCCGCGGCGAGCGGGAACGAGAGCGGGAGCGCGACCGCTACCGGAGGGACGTCAACGAGGACCGCGAGGTGCGATGCTGCCGGAACTGGGCGGAGTACCGGCAGCTGCTGGCCCAGCGGAGGGGGCAGAGCCACAGGGATAGACCCGCCCACCTGTGGGAGGGGAAGGTCACGCCCCTCCATGACCCCCGACACCCCACCTCCTGTGGTACGACCTCCACCCTCTGACCCATATATTTACAGTAAACATCtgtgctggctggtgtgtgCTGTCTGATTGATCCCCTATTGAAAGCTGCGCTGCGCTGTGtgagtttgtttttgttgtgtttgtataTGAGTCACAGTTCATTCACCATCTGCAGCACACAAATGCAGAGCATAGTCAGTACACATACCAAGGTTGATTATAGTGTATACTGTACATCTACAATGAGCTATGTTAAAGGATCTCTGTTTACTCCtatgggaggaggtgtgtgcgtgtgcgtgtgtgtgtgtgtgtgcgcatgtgtggggGTTGCCCTTTACACAACGTCAGTGTGGGTTGGAATGATCCGCTTTCAGAATGTTCTAGAACACTGGTGGAAACGTTCTGTCCTGTGTgccttgtcccccccccccctcacctgtctctGCTGTGTTACAGGTGAGCTGCTGGACAAGATCAGTGTCATCAAACCTTATAGACTAACAGATGGAACCTCCAGGTACagcccactctctttctctctctttctctctctttccttctcactctttctccactctttctttcttttcctttctgcctctcattctctctttctatccttctttttctttctttctttctttctttctttcgctctccctctccttctctgtcgaCACTGAAGTTTGTGTAAATATGAAACCACAATGATGTGAATGGCTGCTTCAGGCCCCAGTGCGGCCTGTTGTGTGTAGAGATGGAGCGtttgtctgcagtgtgtgtgtgtgtatatccagTGCATATGCGTGTGGTgagtcagttgtgtgtgtgtgtctccagggagCAGGGAtcggggggctggaggctgtgtTTCGATGTCTACCAGCCGGACACAGTGGCTGAGTTCAGGAAGAGCAGCCCAGGGAAGCCTTACTCTcgcatgtgtgt contains:
- the tsen54 gene encoding tRNA-splicing endonuclease subunit Sen54 isoform X2 codes for the protein MADQNRSDAKFEFCSEILSPSELFAARSRSHKIPVRGQKEFLPSDSGRQRERLQQSLDEHWSLVSEERVERLGNLVKAVWIPSERVVELQSPAGKFWQTMGFSAQGKQCLHPEEALYLMECGNLQVFHRELPLSIQEAYERFLSSTTVSLQQYQVFGHLKRLGYVVNRFDISSVASQYERQLNLPVSRDRGGRHVKRKRSPSPPPRITEAQQGSASGSASEEPGSASEERRERDDGERSERRDRVEREDRREKERNDRMEERGVEEETERKKEEGKPDSPSRHTASPPSDVTMATSPGTPGLTEAGMGRNWWAAEDPDQAGTHSHPAPNLPPPQPSSSAPPRWDSISFPDLGSRRDLPSSLPSPEPSLLPGALAVGPCEVTPWLLRLSLRQVHMSRGERERERERDRYRRDVNEDREVRCCRNWAEYRQLLAQRRGQSHRDRPAHLWEGKVTPLHDPRHPTSCGELLDKISVIKPYRLTDGTSREQGSGGWRLCFDVYQPDTVAEFRKSSPGKPYSRMCVCSFAGPVPDLRVTVVLCGVVLQLRRASS
- the tsen54 gene encoding tRNA-splicing endonuclease subunit Sen54 isoform X1 is translated as MADQNRSDAKFEFCSEILSPSELFAARSRSHKIPVRGQKEFLPSDSGRQRERLQQSLDEHWSLVSEERVERLGNLVKAVWIPSERVVELQSPAGKFWQTMGFSAQGKQCLHPEEALYLMECGNLQVFHRELPLSIQEAYERFLSSTTVSLQQYQVFGHLKRLGYVVNRFDISSVASQYERQLNLPVSRDRGGRHVKRKRSPSPPPRITEAQQGSASGSASEEPGSASEERRERDDGERSERRDRVEREDRREKERNDRMEERGVEEETERKKEEGKPDSPSRHTASPPSDVTMATSPGTPGLTEAGMGRNWWAAEDPDQAGTHSHPAPNLPPPQPSSSAPPRWDSISFPDLGSRRDLPSSLPSPEPSLLPGALAVGPCEVTPWLLRLSLRQVHMSRGERERERERDRYRRDVNEDREVRCCRNWAEYRQLLAQRRGQSHRDRPAHLWEGKVTPLHDPRHPTSCGELLDKISVIKPYRLTDGTSREQGSGGWRLCFDVYQPDTVAEFRKSSPGKPYSRMCVCSFAGPVPDLRVVEQLMEQSGGVPVTFAVVDHGDISFYCFKPFLLTTDTVH
- the tsen54 gene encoding tRNA-splicing endonuclease subunit Sen54 isoform X3, which produces MGFSAQGKQCLHPEEALYLMECGNLQVFHRELPLSIQEAYERFLSSTTVSLQQYQVFGHLKRLGYVVNRFDISSVASQYERQLNLPVSRDRGGRHVKRKRSPSPPPRITEAQQGSASGSASEEPGSASEERRERDDGERSERRDRVEREDRREKERNDRMEERGVEEETERKKEEGKPDSPSRHTASPPSDVTMATSPGTPGLTEAGMGRNWWAAEDPDQAGTHSHPAPNLPPPQPSSSAPPRWDSISFPDLGSRRDLPSSLPSPEPSLLPGALAVGPCEVTPWLLRLSLRQVHMSRGERERERERDRYRRDVNEDREVRCCRNWAEYRQLLAQRRGQSHRDRPAHLWEGKVTPLHDPRHPTSCGELLDKISVIKPYRLTDGTSREQGSGGWRLCFDVYQPDTVAEFRKSSPGKPYSRMCVCSFAGPVPDLRVVEQLMEQSGGVPVTFAVVDHGDISFYCFKPFLLTTDTVH